GCCTGCGCGGGCTGTGCCGCAGGGGAGTCAGCCAAGCGATGACTTGGTTGAGACTGTTGAACGGAAGGCGGCCTTGGAGACCGCACGAAAGGTGCGCTCTCTCTCGTCGAGACCCCATCAACCGGAGAGCCGGATGCGGGAAATCCGTCCGTCCGGTTCGGAGGGAGGGGTGACGCTCGTGTGTCATCCCTACCCCTATCTTCTTGAGTCCGCCGTGCCGCCAAGCCGCGCCAAAGACATTTGAAATTCGACCACGGATGGAGATTGCCCAGGATGGCTTTCATGGATGAGGGGCAGCGGATAGATCGAGGTTTGAGATTGGAAATTTGAAATTGCCCGTCACGGCATGGTCTTCGGGAGTTGGAGGGTGGTTCGGACCGTGCCGCCGAGCGACGAGATGATGTCCACGCCAAGCTTTGATCGGCCTTTTGCGCGCAGCGTGCAACGGACCTCCACCATGCCGCCGCTGCCTTCGAGGGGGCCGAGCGCGGTCGATTTCACTCCGGCTAGGAGGTCGTTTTTATCCACGTCAAACACGACGCGTGTCGGCAATACCTCGCGCGTAGTCGCGCCTTGGGCCAGAGCCGTGGGGAGATACCCGGTGTTTTCCACCTTCAAGATGATTTCGTAAATGGATTCGCCAAGATGTTTGGCTTCCGCTCGCAGGAAGCCGACGCGAGGCAACTTGTCCGCCAGGCTGGTCAGGAACTTCGCGTGCTTTTCCGCGAATTCATCGAGCAGCTTGGGCGGAGGATTGCTCCGGGCAAACGGCGCGAACCCGCCGATCTCGACTTTGCGCCCCGGAAAGTCAGGGTGCTCGAAAGCCTTCCATGGAACGAACAACTCCGCGGCGTTCGTGTCGATCCATTTGAGAAACGCGCGGTCTTCTTCGTTCCGTTTGTCAGCATCCGCCGGGGCTTTGGCGTCCGGCTTCAAGTCGCTTGCCGGTTTCTCGGTCTCTTTCTTCTCCTCCTTCTTCGGCTCGGACTTGGCGGGCGCCGCGGAGCTGTCCCTGGGTTTGTCGCTTCCTTTTTCCGTTTTGGCTTTCGCCAGCTCCACTTGCAGAGCCGGACTCCACGGCTTCGCGGCGAGCGAGAGCCGGCCGCGATGGTAATACATCCAATCGGAAAAGGTTCCCGGCTCGCTGTGGCCTTGAAGTTCCTTCTTCAGGCCGATGGCGTCGCGATAAGCTTTCCCCAACTCGCGATAAAACGGGAGGTCGCGCTCTTGAATCGCGGTGGGAGGCCGTTTGCCGCCCGGCTCGCCTTTGGGAGTCTGGATGAGGTTGTCGGCCGCGCCAAATGTAAAGACGATGCCAATGTTCGGGTAGTCCACGACAAAATCCGCCAACGCCCACGTCTCGTTCTCGCTGATCTGATGCAGGCCGCCGGCAGCGGCGAAGAACTGGTAATTGTAAGGAAAATTCCGATTCAGGTTCACGCCGCCGAGGCCGTCTTCATTCCACGCCTCGTCGCGATCGTTGTCGCGGCCCTCCAGGAGGTAACGCCATTGGCCTCGCTCGCCCTTGGATTTGTCGGCTTTCATGAGCAGCCTGGGCTCGTCCGGATCCAAAATGTATTCGCCTTCGGGATCCTCGATTCGCATCCAGGCGATCAGGCCGTCGCCGTTCAAATCCTCCGGGCCATCCTCATCGATTAACCCGTCGTGATCGTCATCGACCGGTTTGGCGTTGGTGGCCGATTCGCGCTTGGGCGAAGCGAAAAAAGATTCGGCGGCGTCCGGACTCAAGCGCGGGAGAATGTAGATCGTCGTCGAATCGAGCAGTTTCTTCACGGCGCCGGCGTTGGCGTAGCCCTCCGCGAGCTGGCGCATCCAATGCACGGCGCTGCTGGTGCCGGCCAAGTCATTGCCTTCGATCCCCGCGGCCACGAGCATCGCCGGCCGCCGCCGCCGTTCATCCTCCGCCCCGTTGCCCAGTTCCACCAGCCAGACGGGATTCTTTTCCTGGGTCTCGGCGGCCTGTTTCAGATGAATGAGGCCCGGGTGCGCGGCCTTGAGCGACTCAAGTTGCCGGGCGAGAGTTTGGGAATCGAGGTACTCGGCGGCTTGTGCGCAGAGAAGTTGCGCGAAAAGAAGCGCAAACGAGGTCAGAAAGGAGCGATGCATCATTTCCGGAGATTTGCCAGGCGCATAGTAGGGGGCGAGCAGAGCGTGTCAATGGCCTGCGATGGTGGGAGGCGAGTGGCGGAGGGTTCCCCTCCCGGGAGGGGTGTTGGGGTGAGTTGGTGGGGAGCCGCCATGGTTTTGGAATCGCGCATTGCCGACCGACAAGAGCCCGGCCTCACGCGGCAGCGTCTTGGAGTGCGGCAGTCCCCTAGTCCCCCGCCGCTTTGATCCGCGCGCGATCTCGAAAATCGCCAGAGGACTGGCGCACTCCAGAGCCTGGCGGTTCGTGGGAAGCTTCCTTGACCTCAGGGCCATGCACATGGTCCTTGAACCGAAAACCGTACGGACCGCAGCCTTCAGACTACTTCCACGCACTCTCCGGAGTCCAGTTGTCGAAGCGGCCTAAAGGCCACGGTCCGGAGGAATGGTTCGTGGGAAGAAGACAAACGGGACGAGCGCTTTTTGATGCCGAACACTCTTGAAGAGGCCCGCGTGCGCCCACGGCGCGTCAATATACGCCCAGCAATTGTCAAGAAACGTGCAGCCGACCGGGAGGCCGCCTTCTATTTTTTACCATGCGCTCGTCGAGTCGAAGACCAGTGAGTGCCCGTACCGCGAGTGCGTGAACACCTAGATCGAGAAAAGCCATGCATGCGAATCCCAACCATTCCATGAGTTCTGGTCCGAATTCGTTCGCGGAATTCAGATTCCTGGCCACCGTCAACACCCTGCGCAAATGTCCCTTGTTCGCGGACCTCTCCGTCGAGACGCAGCGCGAGATCGCGCAGATCAGCCTCGTCAAAATGCTCGCCAAAGGCGACTACCTGTTTCACGAAGGCGCGCCCGTCCACGGCTTCTATGTCGTGCAGAGCGGCGCCATCAAGCTGCACCGAGTCAATCTCAGCGGGAAAGAACAGGTCATTCACGTGTTCCGCACGCATGAAGTCCTGGGCGAGGAAGCCCTGATGTCGGATTCCGGACACCTCGCCGACGCCAGCGCCGCGGAACCTTCGCGGGTGTTGACCATTCGCAAGGCGGAATTTCTGGCTCTGCTGAAACGCCGTCCGGAACTGGTCTTCAGCGTGGTGAAATCTGTCGGCGATCAATTCCGTCTCCTGCTCGATTTGCTGGAGGATCTGACCTTGAAGGATGTCCCGACGCGCCTGGCCAACTGGCTGATCCAGCACTGCCCCAATCCGGACAGCCACGATCCCTGCACGATTGAACTGCCCATGGCCAAGCGTTTGCTCGCGTCCGAGCTCGGCACCGTCAGCGAGACGTTCTCCCGCACCCTGGCTCGTTTTCGCGCGGAGAAGCTTTTGACGATCAATGGCCGGGTCGTGACCTTGCTGTGTCCGAGCAAGCTGCTTCGGTTGGTGCGCGGCGGTTTTGGCCTGGATCGTTCGCCGGGGCAGCCTGCGCCTTGGAAGAGCGCTGCAAATTCGCACCATCCTTCGGATCTTCTTTCCCCCGCCCGGGACCGGGCTCGCGTTCCAGCGCGGAAGGTCAACGGCGCCGTGCCCGAATGGGCCATGGCAGCCTTGCCCTCGTGAGCGCGCCAACCAAATGATGCGCAGCGAAAGCCAAGAAAGGGAGAGTGCGCCCGAGCGAGATCGATCAGACTCACCCTTGATGAACAACATCGAGCGGCCCCTGGTGGCGGTTGAAAACAATCCGGAAGAATGCGCGGAGTTTTGGAAGCAATGCTTCACCAGCCTTCACCTGACCTCGCACCAACGGTTCCTGAACGCGTGCCATGGCGCCCCGGTGGATCGTCCGCCGATCTGGCTGATGCGCCAGGCGGGCCGCGTCTTGCCGGAATACCGCGCCCTCAAAGCGACGCATTCCTTTCTCGATCTGGTGCAAACGCCGGAGCTCGCTGCGGAAGTCACCTTGCAGCCGATCCGCCGCTTCGGATTCGATGCCGCGATCCTTTTCAGTGATATTCTCGTCGTCGCGGAAGCGATGGGCCAGGGGTATTGCTTCCGCGATCAAGGCGGCGTCGAAATGGCTTTCGCGATTCGTTCGGAGGCGGACATCGACCGGCTCGATCCGGACGCCGTGGTGGAGCGCCTGCAATATGTCGCGCGCGCCATCCCGTTGATTCAGTCTGAACTGGCCGGCCAAACCGCTTTGCTCGGATTCGCCGGTTCGCCATGGACGCTGGCCAATTTCATGTTGGAAGGCGGCAGCGTCAAAGAGTGCACCAAGGCGAAAGCGCTTTTCTATTCTGATCCCGCGTTGTTTTCGAGATTGCTCGAGAAGTTGACCCTGGCCGTCACGCGCTTCCTGCAATTGCAGATCGACGCCGGCGTGGATGGCGTCCAGATCTTCGATAGCCTGGGCGGTTTGTTGGCCGCCGACACGTTTGGCCCGGCCTCCGCCCGCTGGATCACTAAAATCATCGCTTCGTTGCCCAGCCAAATTCCGGTGATCGCCTTTTCCAAAGGGACGCATGGCAACTGGGACGTGCTCGCGCGGACGGGCGCCCAGGTGCTCAGCATCGACTGGACCGTCCGGTTGTCCGAGGCGCGCGCGCGCTTGCCGGGCCGCATCGGTCTCCAAGGGAACCTGGACCCGTTCATTCTGACGACGCGGCCGGAAATCGTCGCTGCGGAAGCGCGCCGCATTCTCGACGAAATGCGGGAAGAGAACGGGTTCATTTTCAATCTGGGCCACGGCGTTCCTCCGACCGCGCCGCTGGAAAACCTCGAAAGCCTGGTGACCACCGTGCAGGGCTTTCGGCGCGAGTTACATTCGAGCCCCATCAAAGGAGAGGCGTGAAGTCGCATCCGAAACTGCAACTCAGACCTTACGAGAGCGGGCGTTCACCCTGGCCCTCTCCCTCGTGTGTGTTTAGCGTGCCTTCCGCCGTAGCGCAGAGTTGCACTCTGCCGTATCGCCGATTTGCAATCGGCGGAGCGTCGGTGAGTTCCAGATCCCTGGAACTTGTCGAACCCTGCGGAATACAATTCCGCGATCCGGCAGATTACAAATCTGCGCTACGCGAAACAGATACTCTCCCTCAGGGAGAGGGAACGCCGTATCCCACGCTGGCGGGTGTCCCATGGTCTCAGTTCGGAGATTGCGCACCGCCAAATTCTCCCTCTTCCCTGGGGGGAACCAGAGGATATCAAAACCAGCGCCGCAAGTTCTGCTGGCAAGGATGCCATGAAGATCGACCTTGATCTGGTTCGCAAATACTCGGTCCCCGGACCGCGTTACACGTCGTATCCGCCCGCGACGCAGTTCAAGGATGTGCTCGCCAAAGCGGAGTTGCTGGACCGGGTTCGGATTTCCCAACGGAGGGCCGCGGATCTCTCCCTTTACTTTCATTTGCCCTTTTGCCGGTCGCTCTGCTGGTTTTGCGGCTGCACCACGGTCATCACGACGGCGCAGAACAAAAGCGCGGTCTATCTGCAGTATCTCCAAAAAGAACTGGACTTGATCGCGCCATTGATCCAGCCGGACCGGCAGGTCGTGCAACTTCATTTCGGCGGGGGGACTCCGACCTTCCTTCTGCCGGACGAAATCCGCGCACTGGGTGGCATGATTCATTCGCGGTTCAAAGTCGCCCGCGACGCCGAAGCCGGCGTGGAGATCGATCCGCGCACGGTCACGCCCGATCACTTGAAAGCGCTGCGCGAAGTCCGGTTCAACCGCGTGTCGCTCGGCGTTCAGGACAACGACCCGGTCGTGCAGGCCGCCGTTCATCGCATTCAACCTGCGGAACAGACTCAGCGCGTGGTGGGCTGGATTCGAGAGGCCGGCTTCGCCTCGCTGAACATCGATTTGATCTACGGCTTGCCGTTTCAAAGGGTGGAAAGCTTCGCGAAAACGCTGGATCAGGTCATCGCGCTTTCGCCCGACCGGCTGGCGGTGTTCAGTTACGCGCACGTGCCCTGGATCAAGCCCGCGCAGCGCGTCTTCAAGGAAAGCAACCTTCCGACGGCCGAGGTCAAACTCCAGCTCCTGAAACTGAGCATCGAGAAGCTGACCGCCGCCGGATACGTGTACATCGGCATGGATCACTTCGCGCGAGCCGACGATGAACTGGCTGTGGCGCAGCGCCAAAAGAAGCTGCAACGGAATTTTCAGGGCTACAGCACGCGGGCCGGCACGAATCTGTTCGCGTTCGGGATGTCCTCGATTTCTCAGGCCGACGGCATTTACTGGCAAAACAAGAAAGAGCTCCCGGCGTATTACGCGTCGCTGGATCAAAGCGATTTGCCTTTCGCGAAGTGCTATTTCCTGACCGAAGACGACAAGATCCGGCGCCAGACGATCATGCGGTTGATGTGCGATTTCGGGCTGGACTTTGCGGCGATGTCGGACGCGTTGGGAATCAAGTTTCGCGAGTACTTCGCCGCGGAACTGGCCTCCCTCAGCGATCTGGAAGCGGACGGTTTGGTGGAAATCACCGAAGGCCTCCTGGCGGTCACGACCCTGGGGCGGCTGTTGATTCGCAACATCGCCATGCGTTTTGACGCTTATCTCCCCAAAGACCACGAACGACGGTTCTCCAAGACCATATGAAATCCATCGCAATCATCGGCGGCGGGATCACCGGTTTGACCGCTGCGTTTCGATTGGGACAAAAGAACATTCCCACGACCCTTTACGAGGCGGGACCGCGCGCCGGTGGCGTGATCTCCACCGTGAGACGCGAGGGTTACCTCGCTGAGTCCGGGCCGAATTCGATCCTGGAAACGTCCCCGCTGATCACCGCTCTCGTCCGCGACCTGGGACTTGAGCCGCGCCGTTTGAATCCGGCCCCGGCAGCGAAGAAGCGCTACGTCGTCCGCGGCGGCCAGCCGATTGCTTTGCCCCAGTCGCCGCTCGGCTTTTTCACCACGCCGCTTTTCTCGGTGGGCGCGAAGCTGGGTTTGCTGGCCGAGCCGTTCGTGCCACGGGCTCCCGAGGCCCGCGAGGAGAGCATCGCGGAATTTGTCACGCGGCGCATCGGAAACGAATTCCTGGATTACGCGATCAATCCTTTTGTCGCGGGCGTTTACGCCGGGAACCCGGCTCAGCTTTCCGTGCGGCACGCCTTCCCCAAACTCTACGCGCTGGAACAAAAATACGGGTCCTTGATTCTGGGCCAGTTCCTGGGCGCGCGGGAGCGGCGGCGGCGGGCCGAAGTGTCCAAGCAGGCGGCCAAAATGTTTTCTTTCGACGACGGCCTGCAAGTGCTCACGGATACCCTGGCGGGACGGCTGGCGGATCGCATCCGGTTTTCGACGCCGGTCGTCCGTTTCCAACAAACGAGCGAGGGCTGGAGGGTCACGGTCAGGCAGGAAGGCTGCGAGGAGACGCACGATCACGCCGCCGTTATTTTCACCGCGCCGGTCCATCGGTTGCCGGAGATGCAATTGCAGTCTGAGCGCTACTTGAATTGGGCGCCGCTGTCGCAGATCAATTACCCGCCCGTGGCCAGTGTCGCCCTGGGATTCCGACGCGACGACGTGGCGCATCCGCTGGACGGATTTGGCGTGCTCATTCCCGAGAAGGAACAATTCAACATTCTGGGAACACTTTTCTCCTCGTCGCTCTTTCCGAATCGCGCGCCCGCCGGGCACGTCACGTTGACGAGCTTTGCCGGCGGCACGCGCCACCCGGAGCTGGCGATGCGCGGGGCCGAAAAATTGGTGCGCATTACCCTCCAGGATCTGCGCGCGTTGTTGGGCGTCGCGGGCCAGCCCACGTTCCAACACATCGCGCTTTTCCCGAAGGCCATTCCGCAATACGAAGTCGGCTACGGACAGTTCGAGGAGCTGATGCGGGAGGTCGAAGAAAAGGCGCCGGGCTTTTTCCTGGCCGGCAATTATCGCCGCGGCATTTCGCTCGGAGACTCAATCGTGTCGGGTCACCACGTCGCGGAGTCGGCCGAGCGGCATTGGACGACCGCATTGCCGAAAGAAGCGATTCAGGTCCCGAAATTCTCGACCGAACTGGCCGCATGACAAGACAGGGAGTTTTGCTGATCAACCTGGGGTCGCCGGATTCCCCCAGTGTCCGCGACGTGCGCCGGTATCTCCGCGAGTTTCTCATGGATGGCCGCGTGCTTGACGCGCCGTATCCGGTGCGGTTTTTCGTGGTGAACTGCTGCATTCTGCCGCGGCGTCCAAGGGAATCGGCCGAAGCGTACCACAAGATTTGGGGGCCGAACGGCTCGCCGCTCGTCGATACGAGCCGGAAGTTGCGAACGCTCTTGCAAGAGCGCGTCTCTATGCCGGTTGAACTCGCGATGCGCTACCAGAACCCGTCAGCCGACGCTGCCATCCGCAACCTGCGCGCTCAGGGCGTGGACGAACTGTTGCTCATCCCGCTTTTCCCGCACTACGCCATGTCCAGCTACGAGACTGCGGTGGAACGAGTGCGCGATGCGGTCCGGCGATTCGCCCCTCGGATGGAAATGACTGTCGTGCCGCCCTATTATGACGCGCCGGAATACATCGAGGCGTTGGCCGCCAGCGCCGGGGCTTACCTGGACCAGGGCTACGATCACTTGCTGTTCAGTTTTCACGGATTGCCCGAACGTCATTTGCGCAAATCCGATCCGACGGGCTGCCACTGTCTGAGGGCGCAGAATTGCTGCGCCGCGCCGAGTCCGGCGCATCGAACCTGTTATCGGGCCCAGTGCCTCAAGACGGTGGCCGCGTTCACGCAGCGGACGGGTGTGACGAAGTATTCGGTGGCGTTTCAATCCCGGCTCGGCAAGGAACCCTGGCTCCAGCCCTACGCAGACCAGGAGATTGTCCGTCTGGCCCGGAGCGGTGTGAAGCGATTGCTTGTGATCTGCCCGGCGTTTGTCGCGGATTGCCTGGAAACGATCGAGGAGATCGGGATGCGCGGTCGGGAACTTTTCTGGGAGGCGGGCGGCGAGGAATTCGCGCTCATCCCGTGCTTGAACGATCACCCGGTGTGGCTTGACGCGCTGCAAAGAATGGTGGATCGGTTCGTGGACAGTGCGGCGTCACAAAGGGCATTGCTCGCCCGATCGTGATTCGTTGCCAAACTGATTTCCGAAAGGTGGGGCAAGGCACGGGAGAGAATTCCAGGGCGCTTCAGGTCACGGCTGATTCAAGAATCTCGCGAAAGGAGCGCGGGCAGCCTGCCCGCCCGCCTCTCTCGAAATCTTCACGCAACCCGCGCGGGCAAGCTGCCCGCGCTCCTTCTTGAATCAGCCGTGGCTTTAGGTTGTTTAATAAGTTTTTGCTATTGCGCCAATGCGGGGCGCTTGATTTAGTAGGCCGCGTTCCGATCACTCTCAATCGCCATGAAAACAATCTATGTTTCCTCCCTTGCTTGCGCCCTGGTGTTGTCCACCGGAACTACTCAGGCGCAACCTATCGACATCTCCACTTTCGACACAACCGCCAAAGGGGCGTGGTCCGAGCCGGCGCGCACGACGCTGGCTGTTCCCAAAGTCCCGAATGACTCCGTGAAACTGGACGGCGCCGCCACGTCCCAGGAATACGGCGGGTTCAAGGGCGTGACGGTTGATCCCGGAGTCAACGCCTGGATTCTCGATTTCCCCGCGGATCGAGCCTGGGATGGCGCGGCGGATTCGAGTTTCACGTACTGGCTGGCTCACGATGACGATTATTTCTACGTCGGCGTGCACGCGAAGGACGACGTCGTCACCAGCGACGATCCCAACACCGCTTTCTGGAAAGACGATGCGATCGAGATTGTGGTCGACGCGCTGGCGGACCGATTGGACAACAACACGGACACCTCAAAGGATCCCATCGGCGGCCATAGCTACGTCAATTTCCAGGGCCGTTTCTCGGCCTGGGATGAGGCCGGTTCCAAGATCGGCGCCACGACGTGGGCCACGGCGGTGGATTGGAAATACGGGGAAACGGGCGACGTGTTTGGCTTTGGGAAATCCGTCGCCGGCGGCTGGCAAATGGAAGTTCGCTTCAAGAAACGGTTGTTCGAGGACGCCACGGCCGGCAACAAACTCCGAAACGGCTACCGCATGGGCTTCAACATCGGCATGGACGACGACGACAAGAAAGGCATCGGCGCCAGCGGCAACAAATCGCGCTCGCAGGATTTGGAAATCCAATACTGGTGGGCCAACCGGGAGCGCAGGAAAGGTTTGACCGCTGAAGTGCTGGCCGGGCTAACTCCGGCCGACAAAGCCGCCAAACGCGGACCGGATTCTTACCTTCAGACCTTTGAATTGGGGATAGATTCCGCCGGACGGCTCGCGCACGGCGGGACCGGAGAGATCATTTTCGGCTTCGACACCCGATCCTCGGGCAAGATCCTTTTCATCACATCGAACGCCGGAACTCCGATCAATGCGGATCCCGCGTTGATCGCGCTGCTGGAGGCCAAAGGTTATACCGTGACGTTGCTGACGCCGCCTGGCACGGCGGATGAACTTCGCGCCGCAACCAAAGGCCAGGATCTCGTGATCCTCTCGGAAACCATCGGCTCCACTTCCGTCGTGGATCCGGTTGGCCAGGGCACCGGCATCTTCAGCTTGAAGAACAGCGACATCCCCATCATTTCCTTCGAGCCTTACATGTGGGACAACGCCGATTGGGTGAAGCGAACTGAGGACGGCTCGAATGATTTCATGACCTGGGGCAATTCGGGCCGCACCGAGGCGGACGTTGTCGGCCTTCTGGACGCAAGGGACAGCCTCCAAATCATGAAAGCAGGGCATCCTCTGGCCGCTGGTCTGACGGGCAAGGTCAAAGTGTATGACGTGCTCTATAGTTTGAATTACGGCATTCCTTCGGCGGACGCCGATGTGATCGCCTCCATCACCGCGGATGGCAAATTCCCCACTATCTTCGTTTATGAAAAGGGCGACAAACTCGTGGACGGAAGTGTGTCCCCTAATCTCCGCATCGGCATGTTCCTGGGACAAAACGCCAATCCCAACGCCAACACCACGCTGGCCTACGAGGACCTCTCCGCAGCCGGGCGAGCTTTGTTCCTCGGCTCGGTGGAGTATGCTCTCCCGCGCAAGGCCGTCCCGACGCTCTCGCTGGCGCGCAGCGGCACGGACCTCGTCGTGACTTTCGGCGGCGGCACCCTTCAAAGCGCCGACGCGGTTACCGGGCCGTGGAAGGATGAAACCAGTCCAAGCCCCCTCAAGATTCTGCCTTCGGCCGGGGCCAAGTTCTACCGCGTGAAGGGCAACTGACCGTTCGAGCGCCCTGAAACCGGAGCGCGGCGTTCATGCCGCTTCGACGTCCAAAGCCCCGGTCGCATCGAACCTGGATGCGGCGTAACCCACAGTTACTGATCAGTATCAATGGTGGGGCGAGCCTGCTGCCGAGCTTTTCTACGATGGCATTGGCTCGGCCGGAGCCTCGCCCCACTTTAACTTGGAGTTACCGTGAAACACTCTCTGCGTTTCTTCTCGATTGGCCTGCTCGTAGCCGCGCTCGAAGAGTTCATTACCCAGGGCGTTCTGAAGAAATCCTACGGCGGGTGGATCATTCCCACGATCGTGGCGTTCGTGCCCTTTCTGGTGCTGGTTCGCGGCATCGCCTGGGTGCTGGAGAAGTGGCTGACCGAAGCCGGAGCAGTCTTGATCTACTACCTGAGCGCCGGCGCCATTGGCCTCCTCGTGGAATGGTTTCTCATCGGGCTTTCTCCGTGGCGGGACCCGAACGCGCCCGTGTCATTGCTGGTCCCCTTTCAACTGGGCATGTTCAGCTTTTGGGGCGGCGTCGCTTTTGCGCCGAGATTGATCCTTGACCGCAGGGAAACTGTTTCGCGTCTGCGGAAATCGTATTTGCGGTTTCTGATTCTCGGAATGGCAGTGGTTTACGGCGTGACCTTCGCAGCGCCGCAGAAAGCCCATTTTGCTGCCGGCATCCTCTCGGTGCTCATCCTGTTTCTCGGTCTGAATTTCTTCTATGCCCGATATCTGGCGCTTCTAATTTGTGATCAAACAGGAGAGCACAAAGCAAACAGAGGCTGAATCGGGCGCAAAGGCATCTGAAACCTCAGTGGTTTGCGAGCCGGCATGTCGCGTTGTCACCGGACTCCGTTTCTCCGTTGGCTCCTGTTGAAAATCCAGCCAGCGAAACTGCGTTTCCTGGCGCCAGCGATTCTCATTGACTCGGAGCGCGCCCATCTTGGGCGCAGCGCGCAGTGAAATCCGAACGCGACGGGCTATTCCACACCGTTTTTGCCAGTCTGGGAGCGCTGCGGCCTGGAAGGTCGCGCTCCAAGCACGCCAAAATGAGAATTGCTGGACACGCGCAGCGCAGATTTGACATCAGCACGGGCTTCGCAAAGACTGCCCGCCCTATGGCTGAACCGAAAGGCAATGAGTTGATGGAAAAAATCGTGTCGCTGTGCAAACGGCGCGGGTTCATTTTCCAATCCTCCGAGATTTACGGAGGCATCAACGGCTTCTGGGATTACGGCCCGCTCGGCGCGGAACTCAAACGCAACGTAAAGGAACTCTGGTGGCGCACGATGACGCAGCAGCGCGACGACGTCGCCGGCCTCGAAGCCACCATCATCATGCACCCGCAGATTTGGAAGGCCAGCGGGCATGTGGATACGTTCAGTGATCCGATGTGTGATTGCTTGCTGACGAAGAAACGGTTCCGGGCGGATCAGATCGAACCCCAGTCAGGTGTTGTATTTCATTTCATCGACGCTATTGAAGCCGCCAAAGTCATCTCCGAGGCAAACGACCTCATTCCTAAGTTGCCAGATGGAGAAAAACAGGAAACACTCAAGACCGTCGAGAAAGCCGTTCGGTTGCTCAAGAATGCACTGGGTGTAGCAAAGGATGAGATCATCGAACCGAGTCGCTTGGTGGCAGCGTTTGTTCAGAAGTACGGGCGTAAAGGAAATTCATCCGGACGGCCGTATTCGGTGCTCGTTTCAAACGAAAGCGAGTTTCCTCGCGCGGAGCGTGTCGCACAGGATTTCTATCGACTACAGGGACTAGTTGCTCCCGTCGTTTTTCGCGGCGGCTCAGAAAGAGTGCAGAACTCTCAGCGCTTTAACCCGGAAAACGGCTCGCTGCTGACCGAGCCTCGCCCTTTCAATCTGATGTTCAAGACCTACGTCGGCCCCGTGGCGGACGAGGAGAACGTCGCTTACCTCCGCCCGGAGACCGCGCAAGCCATCTTCGCCCAGTTCAAGAACGTGCTGGAGACCTCGCGCCAGAAAGTGCCGTTCGGCATTGCGCAAGTGGGCAAGGCGTTCCGCAACGAAGTCACGCCGCGCAATTTCACGTTCCGCTCCCGCGAATTCGAGCAGATGGAACTGGAGTTCTTCATCCGCCCCGATGAAGCGGTGGAAGCGGTTGCCGGCCGCGTCGCCTCTTCGAGTGAAATCGCCAGAAGCCAATCGCCAACGGCCGATCCGCAGCCCGATTGGGGCTGGGAAGCCTGGCACAAATATTGGGTCGAGGAACGCATCCGATTTTACGAAAGCATCGGCCTGCCGCGCACGACGCTCGAAGAATACTGGCAGAAGCCGGAGGAACTCGCGCATTACGCCCGTGCTTGTGTGGACATTTTA
The genomic region above belongs to Verrucomicrobiota bacterium and contains:
- a CDS encoding glycine--tRNA ligase, whose amino-acid sequence is MAEPKGNELMEKIVSLCKRRGFIFQSSEIYGGINGFWDYGPLGAELKRNVKELWWRTMTQQRDDVAGLEATIIMHPQIWKASGHVDTFSDPMCDCLLTKKRFRADQIEPQSGVVFHFIDAIEAAKVISEANDLIPKLPDGEKQETLKTVEKAVRLLKNALGVAKDEIIEPSRLVAAFVQKYGRKGNSSGRPYSVLVSNESEFPRAERVAQDFYRLQGLVAPVVFRGGSERVQNSQRFNPENGSLLTEPRPFNLMFKTYVGPVADEENVAYLRPETAQAIFAQFKNVLETSRQKVPFGIAQVGKAFRNEVTPRNFTFRSREFEQMELEFFIRPDEAVEAVAGRVASSSEIARSQSPTADPQPDWGWEAWHKYWVEERIRFYESIGLPRTTLEEYWQKPEELAHYARACVDILFKFPFGTQELEGIAARSDFDLSQHQRFSGKPTGVFDEELKNAWAKLDEGKKADLSKRFYEARFKYLTRMGEPAEQAEKQAREDTAGLAKGNFIPHVIEPSAGVDRLILALICNAYAEDQAPDDKGNMESRVVMRFHPRIAPIKVAVFPLLKNKPELVKKAKEVRDLLRPHMTVFYDEAGAIGRRYRRQDEAGTPFGVTIDFDTLGETPELLNTVTLRDRDTMRQDRVKIDDLLPRLLAKVR